In Chrysoperla carnea chromosome 2, inChrCarn1.1, whole genome shotgun sequence, the following proteins share a genomic window:
- the LOC123293542 gene encoding protein obstructor-E-like — protein MKSVLCLVLFTVAIVNGQKLKGDQEDPCKTKARVVPDAQYCDKYWECVNGQPELFDCPNGLVFAGKHRGVTEGCDYPWRSNYCENKQQINPPLGTEHCDWLYGIFGHETSCTRYWTCWNGTATEQLCIGGLLYNEKAHSCDWPENVDGCQKHPLCNEDANGNVALGKSCNRYWQCQGGYPRLQRCPAMLVFDRRSLRCVVPPTEDCDIPTTPLPLDDGGREDGENNVPQQRGGNNINSRPQPEFNNLPAGAIPIPAKFNVRSRN, from the exons tgaATGGCCAAAAATTAAAAGGCGATCAAGAAGATCCTTGTAAAACCAAAGCACGTGTAGTACCAGATGCACAATATTGTGACAAATATTGGGAATGTGTTAATGGCCAACCAGAATTATTTGACTGTCCCAATGGTCTTGTGTTTGCTGGTAAACATCGTGGCGTAACTGAAGGCTGTGATTACCCATGGCGATCaaattattgtgaaaataaacaacaaataa atCCACCACTTGGAACCGAACATTGTGATTGGTTATATGGAATATTCGGACATGAAACATCATGTACAAGATATTGGACATGTTGGAATGGTACTGCAACAGAACAATTATGTATTGGAGGTTTACTCTATAACGAAAAAGCCCATTCCTGTGATTGGCCCGAAAATGTTGATGGATGCCAAAAACATC CCCTCTGTAATGAAGATGCTAATGGCAATGTTGCACTTGGTAAATCATGCAATCGATATTGGCAATGCCAAGGTGGTTATCCACGATTACAAAGATGTCCAGCCATGTTAGTATTCGATCGACGATCATTACGTTGTGTTGTTCCTCCAACTGAAGACTGTGATATTCCAACAACACCACTCCCATTAGATGATGGTGGTAGAGAAGATGGCGAAAATAATGTGCCACAACAACGAGGTGGTAACAATATCAATAGCCGACCACAAccagaatttaataatttaccaGCTGGTGCAATACCAATACCTGCTAAATTTAATGTTAGGtctagaaattaa
- the LOC123293547 gene encoding protein obstructor-E-like, whose translation MVTINMLSFVASIVVVLVVVNGLPTQPQCPEQYGVQAYAHPELCDTFFLCTNGTLTVEQCENGLLFDGKGGVHNHCNYNWAVDCGNRKADYTPISTPGCEYQFGIYPDGAQCSTNYIKCQYGEPIPNACEPGLVYDHKIHGCNWPDLLLEQCNPEAVVGFKCPTKVPANSPAAKFWPYPRFPVPGDCSRLITCVNGYPRLITCGEGKQFDAHTLSCEDPENAPQCAGSFNHL comes from the exons atggttACTATCAATATGTTAAGCTTTGTAGCAAGTATTGTTGTTGTACTTGTTGTTg TAAATGGTTTACCAACACAACCACAATGTCCAGAACAATACGGTGTACAAGCTTATGCTCATCCAGAACTTTGTGATACATTCTTTTTATGTACCAATGGTACATTAACTGTTGAACAATGTGAAAATGGTTTATTATTTGATGGTAAAGGTGGTGTACACAACCATTGCAACTATAATTGGGCTGTAGATTGTGGTAATCGTAAAGCTGACT atactCCAATCAGCACTCCAGGTTGTGAATATCAATTCGGTATTTATCCAGACGGTGCCCAATGTTCAACCAATTACATTAAATGCCAATATGGTGAACCAATCCCCAACGCTTGTGAACCAGGCTTAGTTTATGATCACAAAATCCATGGATGTAACTGGCCTGATTTATTATTGGAACAATGTAATCCTGAGG ctgTCGTTGGTTTCAAATGCCCAACTAAAGTACCAGCTAACAGTCCAGCTGCAAAATTCTGGCCATACCCACGTTTCCCAGTACCTGGTGATTGCAGCCGTTTAATTACTTGTGTCAATGGATATCCACGTTTAATTACATGCGGCGAAGGCAAACAATTCGACGCACATACTTTGTCATGCGAAGATCCAGAAAATGCACCACAATGTGCCGGCTCATTTAACCATCTTTAA
- the LOC123292949 gene encoding protein obstructor-E-like, translating to MLNIVERICLCFSIFLVSSSLGQDFRCPDGPGFFPDSIQCDLYYKCSKGVAEEKLCPDGLVFVDKDPNHERCDIPANVDCGDRTELQEPKPSKGCPRANGYYRHSNPEVCDKFFNCVDGVPHELPCPPGLIYDDSASTCAWPQESKRQCTNSKRDSLEDGFQCPENEQLGQNGAKIPHPTYPHPEDCQKFYICRNGIMPQKGSCSPGSVYNDETFKCDDPENVPGCEDYYKTGKN from the exons atgttgaaCATTGTTGAaag aatttgtttgtgtttttccatatttttgg tttccAGTTCACTGGGACAAGATTTTAGATGCCCAGATGGTCCAGGATTTTTCCCCGATTCAATACAATgtgatttatattataaatgttcaaAAGGAGTTGCAGAAGAGAAATTATGTCCTGATGGTTTAGTATTTGTTGACAAAGATCCAAACCATGAACGTTGCGATATACCAGCTAATGTAGATTGTGGGGATCGGACGGAATTAC aGGAACCAAAACCAAGTAAAGGATGTCCACGTGCAAATGGATATTACAGACATTCAAATCCAGAAGTAtgtgataaatttttcaattgcgTTGATGGAGTTCCACATGAATTACCATGTCCACCTGGATTAATTTACGATGATTCCGCTAGCACATGTGCATGGCCACAAGAATCTAAAAGACAGTGTACAAACAGTAAACGAG aTTCATTAGAAGATGGTTTCCAATGTCCAGAAAATGAACAATTAGGACAAAATGGAGCTAAAATTCCACACCCAACATACCCACATCCTGAAGATTgccaaaagttttatatttgcCGAAATGGAATAATGCCACAAAAAGGATCATGCTCTCCAGGATCGGTATACAATGATGAGACCTTCAAATGTGATGATCCTGAAAATGTTCCTGGATG tGAAGACTACTATAAAACTGGCAAGAATTAA